One stretch of Nicotiana tabacum cultivar K326 chromosome 18, ASM71507v2, whole genome shotgun sequence DNA includes these proteins:
- the LOC107794696 gene encoding subtilisin-like protease SBT2.5, whose amino-acid sequence MRGMCFGLVIVLLAGILNVGKAEIYIVTVEGEPVISYKGGIDGFEATASESDEKIDTTSELVTSYAQHLEKKHDMLLALLFDRGTYKKIYSYHHLINGFATHISHEQAEILRQAPGVKSVERDWKVRRLTTHTPQFLGLPTGVWPTGGGFDRAGEDIVIGFVDSGIYPHHPSFSSHNTEPYGPLPKYRGKCEVDPNTKKDYCNGKIIGAQHFAEAAKAAGAFNPTIDYDSPIDGDGHGSHTAAIAAGNNGIPVRMHGFEFGRASGMAPRARIAVYKALYRLFGGFVADVVAAIEQAVRDGVDILNLSVGPNSPPATTKTTFLNPFDATLLSAVKAGVFVAQAAGNGGPFPKTLLSYSPWIVSVAAAVDDRRYKNHLTLGNGKILPGIGLSPSTHPNRTFTMVAANDVLLDSSVTKYSPADCQRPEVLNKNLVEGNILLCGYSFNFVVGTASIKKVAETAKALGAAGFVLAVENASPGTKFDPVPVSIPGILITDASQSMELVDYYNITTSRDWTGRVKSFKSTGSIGNGLRPILHKSAPQVAIFSARGPNIKDYSFQDADLLKPDILAPGSLIWAAWAPNGTDEANFCGEGFALISGTSMAAPHIAGIAALIKQHHPHWSPAAIKSALMTTSSTIDRAERPLQAQQYSGSETMTLVPATPFDYGSGHVNPRAALDPGLIFNAGYQDYLGFLCTVPGIDPHEIKNFTHSPCNYTLGHPSNFNSPSIAVAHLVGTRTVTRTVINVAEEETYVITARMAPEIAIETNPPAMTLRHGASRKFTVTLTVRSVTGAYSFGEVLLKGSRGHKVRIPVVAAGYDR is encoded by the exons ATGAGAGGGATGTGTTTTGGCCTTGTTATTGTATTGTTAGCGGGAATCTTGAATGTTGGGAAGGCTGAAATCTACATAGTAACAGTTGAAGGAGAGCCTGTTATAAGTTATAAAGGCGGCATTGATGGTTTTGAAGCCACTGCTTCAGAGTCTGATGAGAAAATTGATACCACTAG TGAATTGGTTACATCCTATGCCCAACATCTGGAAAAGAAGCATGATATGCTTCTAGCTTTGCTATTTGACCGTGGAACCTACAAGAAAATCTACAGCTACCATCATCTAATTAATGGCTTTGCCACTCACATTTCACACGAGCAG GCAGAAATCCTCAGACAAGCTCCTGGTGTGAAGTCTGTGGAGAGAGATTGGAAGGTCAGGAGGCTAACAACTCACACGCCCCAGTTTTTGGGGCTTCCTACAGGAGTATGGCCGACAGGTGGTGGGTTTGACCGGGCAGGCGAGGATATTGTAATTGGCTTCGTCGACTCTGGCATCTATCCACACCATCCAAGTTTTTCAAGCCACAACACTGAACCTTATGGACCTCTTCCAAAATATAGAGGAAAATGTGAAGTTGATCCAAACACCAAGAAAGACTATTGTAATGGAAAGATTATAGGTGCTCAACATTTTGCAGAAGCTGCCAAAGCAGCTGGCGCATTTAATCCTACAATTGATTATGATTCTCCTATAGATGGTGATGGACACGGAAG CCATACGGCAGCTATCGCTGCTGGAAACAATGGGATTCCTGTTAGAATGcacggatttgaatttggaagagCAAGTGGTATGGCACCTCGTGCAAG AATTGCCGTATACAAGGCACTGTACAGGCTATTTGGAGGGTTTGTTGCAGATGTAGTTGCTGCTATTGAACAG GCTGTTCGTGATGGTGTGGACATTCTTAATCTTTCCGTGGGGCCAAACAGTCCACCAGCAACCACAAAGACAACatttttgaacccttttgatgcTACACTTCTTTCAGCTGTGAAAGCCGGTGTATTTGTTGCACAGGCTGCTGGAAATGGAGGTCCTTTCCCTAAAACTTTATTGTCTTATAGTCCATGGATAGTATCAGTGGCTGCTGCAGTTGATGATCGTAGATACAAGAATCATTTAACCTTGGGAAATGGGAAAATCTTACCTGGAATTGGGTTATCAC CTTCTACACATCCTAACCGGACATTCACCATGGTAGCAGCCAATGATGTTCTTTTGGATTCTTCGGTTACGAAGTACAGTCCTGCTGACTGTCAAAGGCCAGAAGTTTTAAACAAGAATTTGGTGGAGGGAAACATCCTTCTTTGTGGTTATTCTTTCAATTTCGTAGTTGGCACGGCCTCGATTAAAAAAGTCGCGGAAACAGCAAAGGCTCTTGGTGCAGCTGGCTTTGTTCTTGCTGTAGAAAATGCTTCACCAGGAACAAAGTTTGATCCTGTTCCTGTTAGTATTCCTGGGATTCTCATAACAGATGCTTCCCAGTCAATG GAGCTTGTAGATTATTACAACATCACCACTTCAAGAGATTGGACTGGACGAGTTAAGAGCTTTAAATCAACAGGTAGCATTGGAAATGGGTTGCGGCCAATACTCCACAAGTCTGCACCTCAAGTAGCTATCTTCTCTGCTAGAGGACCTAATATcaaagattacagctttcaagatgcCGATCTCCTGAAACCAGATATACTGGCTCCTGGTTCTCTTATTTGGGCTGCCTGGGCTCCGAATGGGACAGATGAAGCCAACTTTTGTG GTGAAGGATTTGCATTGATCTCTGGAACTAGCATGGCAGCACCCCATATAGCAGGAATAGCAGCGCTTATCAAGCAGCACCACCCTCATTGGAGCCCTGCTGCTATTAAATCAGCATTAATGACAACGTCATCAACTATTGATAGAGCAGAGAGACCACTTCAAGCGCAACAATATTCTGGATCTGAGACCATGACGCTCGTTCCAGCTACTCCGTTTGACTATGGAAGCGGACATGTTAATCCTAGAGCAGCTCTGGATCCTGGACTCATTTTTAATGCTG GTTATCAAGATTATTTGGGGTTCTTGTGCACTGTGCCCGGAATTGATCCTCATGAGATAAAGAACTTCACGCATTCCCCATGCAACTACACCCTTGGTCACCCATCAAATTTCAACTCACCCTCAATTGCAGTTGCACATCTTGTGGGAACTCGAACAGTCACACGTACAGTGATAAATGTTGCTGAGGAAGAAACTTATGTTATAACAGCAAGAATGGCTCCAGAAATTGCTATTGAAACTAATCCTCCTGCAATGACTTTAAGGCATGGCGCGTCAAGGAAATTCACAGTAACACTCACTGTCCGATCAGTAACAGGAGCGTACAGTTTCGGAGAGGTTTTACTGAAAGGCAGCAGAGGGCACAAAGTCAGGATCCCTGTTGTTGCTGCAGGTTATGATCGATAG